A window of uncultured Methanoregula sp. genomic DNA:
TCCCGGCTATTACGTTTTGGTTCATTTTTTCTTCACCTTTTTTAAAAAACCCGCAGGATCCCGATTCCCACGAGAATGTTGTTCTCGTCATAACCGGGAATGACTCATGGCTTTACTTCTTCCGAGTCGCAGATACGGGTATCGGAAAGCCGCATATAGAGTGCGTCTGCTTCTTTATCAACGGTAATTTTCATGGCTGGATTCTCCTAATCAGAGAAACCCGTGAAATGCGATGCTGCGGGATTCAGCGATCCATTTCATCGAATGCCTTCTGCACCCGTTCGACAAATTTCCTCGCATCTTCCAGGATGATGGCGGCTTCTTCCTTATCCATCGCTGCATCGATGTTGTAGTCCACGGTTTCCCGGCGTTCCTTTGCATGGGAGAGCGCTCTTCCATATGTCGATGTACCCTTTCTTTACCAGCTCAAGCCCGAACTGGAGCACGAGGCCCTTGTGCCCTTTCGGGTGAAGATTCCGGGCAGCAAGAAGCGCCCGCGATGCATAGATCATTGCGTAATATGAACGGCTTACCGCATCGTTGCAGTACCCGCCTGAGAAGATATTCAGCAGCGGCAAGAGTGTCAGATGCAAGGGCAAGATCGCGGTCAGGCAACCGTGATCCCCTCTTTTGTTACATTCCGCACAAACGGGGATGCCTGGGTGAACGCTTCGGCCTGCATCACCTTGACCGATAGGTACTCCCCGGTTTTTACCAGAAGATCGAATGCAAGCCCGGTCATGGCATGCCATCCTTCATTCTCGTCGCCGTTCCAGAGAACGAGGAGATCGATGTCCGAGTCGGCCCGGTCCTCCCCGCGGGCAACGGATCCAAAGAGGATAATTTTTGCTATGTGTGCCGGATACTGCTCCTGTGCACGCCGTGCAAACTGCCGGATTACCGGTTCATAGCGTTCCTGGATGGGCATAATCCTGTACATGATTCTCCCCCGGCTAACGATAAATACTTGCCCGGGTTTTACGCATCTTCGGGCAGTATCAGCCCCGTCATTTTCAGTGTCAGCCACTGCCGGCTCTCCCTCTGCCCGATTCCCGAAACAGCGCTTCTTTTCATTTCCCGATAAGTTGGTCGATCCGGCCTGGGAAACGCCCTCAAAACTCTGCCATACCTGCCTGGCCATCCCCGGCGTGAAAAGCGGAAAACCGGGGGAAACCTGGCTGCATTTTCACGAAACCTGGTTGTTGTTGTGCATCGGGTTTTCTCCCGGTGGGGAGGGCCTCCGGCAGAGAACGAATGTGATGGGAGGATATGTCCCCGGGTCCCTATCCGGGCATGGCGGGAGAGGGGAATGCAGGGTTTTTTGTATCCGGCAATTCCGAAATATGGTACAAAGACGAACTTTAAATCCTATGAATCAGCAGGAAAGGGTATGGATAAGGTAGCAGTGCTGGCCGATTCCCGGAAGGGAAATACCCTGAGGGTCGCAGCAGCGATCGCGGAAGAGCTGGGTGTGAGTGTCGGCGACGTAAAAAAACCGGTGCCGGATGCGGAGATTCTTTTCCTTGGAAGCGGCGTATATGGCAAAAATCCCGGGTTTTGGATGACCCGCCTCCTCAATTCCGGTACTTTTTCCGGCCGGAACATTGCGTTGTTTGCGACAGCGGGATCCCGGGATGGGGAGACGATGCTTGCAGAGATGGCCAACATCCTTGAAAAGAAGGGTGCGAAGATTCTCGGGAACACGGCTTTACGGGGCTGGACGACCATCGTCAGATACAGGCACCCGCACCCGGAGGATCTCGAGAGCGCCCGGAAGTGGGCCCGGGAGATTGTCGGGAAAGGATAACGCTGGCGTTTTCCCTCTCCCTTACCTGTCCCGTTTTTATAAAGCCCTGTTTCGGATATTCATGCCCCATCCCGCTCGCAGGCTTCCTGGCAGGGTCCGCTCTATCCCCGCCTTGCGCGATATTTTCCCTTACGCGGCTACGAGAGTCCCGGCCCCTTTGATACGGGAAGAAGTACCCTCCTCCGGTCCGGCCCGCAGCTATTGCCCGGGTAACGGGAACGCGGCATCCCGGATATAAACCGGGGAAAAAACCATAACCCCGGCATGGTACCTGACACGCTTTTTTTTAAAACCCGGCCATGTTCAGGTTGAGAAAACAGTGTAAACGGAGCCCGATGCGGGTCCGGGGGGCTTAAGGATGCCGGATCAGCAGCAACCGAGGTCCTGCAGGCAGGCATAGTAAGCATCCCGGCTGTTGAGTGCCACAGGATAGCATACCTGAGCGCACCATTTCGGGGGATCGCTGCAGGAATTGCTGTTGGTCGGAGCCTGCACGGCATTCTGGTGCGGGAGATCCACAGAATAATAATGCAGGCCTCCGATGATGCTTCCGGCAAGTGCCAGGAAGATCATAACGATGATGAGCCGTGCAAGCGGTGATCGTGTCTCTGGCATTTAAAAAAACCATCCCTTCTGGCCTGAAGTAACTTTTCGTTGGCGGGAATGACAAATAACGTTTATGATCGGGTTCCGGCCCGGTCTCCCCCGATGGGGGGTTGCCCCGATCTTCTCCGGAATCCCCGCCCGTTCATTACGGCACGTGCTTCTCTATCCATGCGATATAGTGATCCATCCAGTTCTGCAGGAATTTTCTGCTGGCCTCATTGAGGTTTCCGGCCTCATCGAACATACCTTCCCGGACCTGGAGATAGGCTTCCGGCTGGCGGAGCACGGAGACATCCAGGAACGAGAGAACGTTCCGCAGGTGCTGCTGGGCCATGGCAGTGCCGGCAGCTCCCGGGGAAATGCCAAGGATGCCTGCGGTTTTTCCCGCCCATACGCTCTGGCCGGCAGGCCGCGACCCGTGATCCAGGGCATTCTTGAGCACGCCGGGAATTGAACGGTTGTACTCCGGTGTCACGATCAGGATGGCGTCGGCCGACTGGATCTCCCGCTTCATCTTTCGTACGGGTTCAGCCGGGTTCTCATCGTCATCCTGGTTGTACAGGGGAAGGTCGCTTATCCCGACCCGCGTGAAGGAGAACGACGGGGGTGAGAGTTTCACAATAGCAGATGCAAGTTTTTTGTTGAATGAATCTTTCCGGAGGCTTCCGACAATGAGGGCGATCTGGTAGTTGCGCATTCTTCCACACTCTTGATAACTATCCGTGTTCACTCCCAGCTTCATATAATTCACCCTGGATATGATCTGAACTCGCATGAAATCTCCGGCCGGGGCCGGTGCGGCAAAAGGCCCCACGCCATCCCCCCGGGCCGGGAGGTACGCCCCCCGAGTTCCCTCTGGAAAATTTCAGCCGGTTTTTTTCCATCTTCCTGCTGTTTATCACCCGGCGCACTCAAGGACATCATAACGCCCCCGGGTTGGGGCAGGAGAATTTCATGACAACCGAAATACCAGCACAAACGGCCCGCAATGGTTTTGAAGCCCTTCCCGATGCCAGGAAGCGATGGTTCCTGATCCGGGCGCAGTCATTGCTGCCTGCCCCGGCAAAGGAGAGGCCGGGGCGGAACTTCAGGCCGGCCGCGTGAACCGGGTACTGCGGGGTTCCCGTACCTTCTTGTCCAGGGCTGCCCGGGCTCCGGAAACCCCCAATCCTTACATCACGTGGCCGCTTCTTCGAAAGAACACCGGACGGACGGTGTTCGTTCCGTTCCCCGGTTTTGCAGACTCCGCGTTCCCGTCTGCTGCCGGGCCCGGCTGAAACCCGGGCTGAAAAGAACCGGGCAGGTGCTGTTGCACGGGAAGCGAACAGCCAGAAGCCGGAAGAATAAGGGCAAACGGGGTCACTCCCCCGTGTTGTCCCGAATGTCTGCCATGCCCTGGCTGTTGTTGGTTTTGAATTCCCTGTGGACTCGTTCCATGAGGATGTCCGTTTCCGCGGATCGTGAGTCCAGCCGTTCCAGCACAGCGTCAATGGTGTTCAGCTGCCTGAGGATCAGCCACCGGAACGGGAAAAATCCGAGGAAGGCATATCCTTTGATGACCTGGAGCGGGTTCCGGATCCGGTCGCTGAAGTTCTCGAACTCCTGGATGTTGCTCTCCACCTGACGCCGGACATCTTCCTGAATATCTTCCACCCGTGCTCTTTTCGAGGAGATATCGCGATACCGGACAACTACCCGGGAGGTACGGTCGACCGGGTCCTTCACCGGATGGATGCTGGTCTCGAACCAGCGTTTTCCTGCCTGAACCACATTCTCAACCGGATGCCCGCTCCGGAATGCCCTGTCCACATCGCGGGACACGGCAGCGCCTGCCAGCCGGTGCAGATCCGCACTGGTGCAACCTGCCAGGATATCGCCGGGTGCGCCGAGAATTCCTTCCCCCCTCTCATTGGCAGCAATGATCCGGCGGTTCCTGTCCACCACAACGATCGCGTCCGGCAGGGCGTTGACCATTGTCCGCAGGGCCTCCTCGCGCAGACGGATCGTTTCATCGCAGCGGTGTCTGTACAGCGCCATCCCGATGGCTGCTATGAGTTCCTGTTCGCGTACGGGCTTTACAATATACCAGAACGGGAGGCTCTCCCGTGCACGATCCAGGTAATGCCCGCTTCGCGGGATCAGGTAAATGACCGGCAGGTGATGGTGCAACCGGATATTCTCTGCCGTTTCGATACCGGTCATGCGGCCGGCCAGCTCCATATCCATCAGGACCAGATCCGGCTGCAGATCCCCGATCCTGACCAGGGCCGTCTCCCCGTCGGGAATGATGCCGGCCACGGTGTAGCCCCTCCCGGTAAGGCTCTGGTTCAGGCTCCCTGCTGCGACCGCGTCGTCCTCAACAATAAGCACCGATGTCTGCGTCATGGTGCCGGGTCTCCCATGTCCCGTTGCCCGGTCATCAGTACCGGGTGAACGGGTCCGGCAACTGCCGCGATCTCCGGCGCTGCGATGCCTGCCGCTTCCTGCGTACCATGCCCGGAACCGGAGTCCGTGCCGATGAATGCCGGCAGGGTGATTCCGCACACGGGTCTGGTGATTGCGTCAGTCATCTGTTTCCTGAGTATGAGAGTCGCCCCTGCAGGAGATAATGACGGCGTTGAGTGAAAAAAAATTTTCAGGATGTCCCCCGGGAACATCCCGGGATACCTGCCCGGCTCGTAGCGATCCGGATTAACCCGTCCGTATAATCGTTCAGATCAGGACTGGATGGCATGCCACCGGAATACTTTTTTTAATAAATAACCCGGGATCAAAAGAGGAAATGCGAGGATAGCTGCCCCCCCGGAATCTGCGGTTCAACTCACCTCCGTCCGCTGGAACATTTTCCCGTTTTTTCCATCTTCCTGCTGTTTATCAGCCGGTGCACTCCGGGATATCATAACGCCCTCCGGATTGGGGCAGGAGAATTTCATGACAACCGAAGTTTCAGCACAAACGGTCCGCAATGGTTTTGAAGCCCTTCCCGATGTCAGGAAGCGATGGTTCCTGATCCGGGTGCAGCCATTGCTGCCCGCCCCGGCAAAGGAGAGACCGGCACTGAACTGCCGGCCGGTTATGAACGGGTTAACGCGGGTGAGCCGGCGTTCCGGCCCGGAGTTGCCGGAGATTCTGGGGGCTCTCCTGCTCCACGGCAATCACTACTTCTCCTTGGGTTCCCGCACCCATTGCTCGAACCCGAGCCTCAGGTGCTCGATGGTGACCTCGCTTGTACTGGTGTCGGCACTCGGGACTGCACTATACCCGGTCACCCAGCAGTTGGAAAGGTGATATGCGTACACGACATTCCCATGCTCATCGCAAACCTCGATCGTGAACGGCCGTTTGTATTCCGGGAGCAGGGAGCCTTTGCCTGTTGCCGGGCCAAAACTCCGTACCATGTTGACCCATTGCTGGAAGCCGAGATCGAATGAGACTCCCCGTTCAAGGTTGATGAAAAACGGGGTTCCCTGGCCTTCCGGTCCAAGGGCCGGGGGCGGACCGCCGCTCTCCCGCCGGCGGGTGCTCTTCAGGTCCACCGGGAGGGGCGAGACCTCCGAAAAGCCGGCAACGTACCGGCCATTCCATTTCCCAA
This region includes:
- a CDS encoding flavodoxin family protein, encoding MDKVAVLADSRKGNTLRVAAAIAEELGVSVGDVKKPVPDAEILFLGSGVYGKNPGFWMTRLLNSGTFSGRNIALFATAGSRDGETMLAEMANILEKKGAKILGNTALRGWTTIVRYRHPHPEDLESARKWAREIVGKG
- a CDS encoding nucleotidyltransferase domain-containing protein, producing the protein MYRIMPIQERYEPVIRQFARRAQEQYPAHIAKIILFGSVARGEDRADSDIDLLVLWNGDENEGWHAMTGLAFDLLVKTGEYLSVKVMQAEAFTQASPFVRNVTKEGITVA
- a CDS encoding NAD(P)H-dependent oxidoreductase, with the protein product MKLGVNTDSYQECGRMRNYQIALIVGSLRKDSFNKKLASAIVKLSPPSFSFTRVGISDLPLYNQDDDENPAEPVRKMKREIQSADAILIVTPEYNRSIPGVLKNALDHGSRPAGQSVWAGKTAGILGISPGAAGTAMAQQHLRNVLSFLDVSVLRQPEAYLQVREGMFDEAGNLNEASRKFLQNWMDHYIAWIEKHVP
- a CDS encoding HEPN domain-containing protein — encoded protein: MPLLNIFSGGYCNDAVSRSYYAMIYASRALLAARNLHPKGHKGLVLQFGLELVKKGYIDIWKSALPCKGTPGNRGLQHRCSDG
- a CDS encoding PAS domain-containing protein, producing the protein MTQTSVLIVEDDAVAAGSLNQSLTGRGYTVAGIIPDGETALVRIGDLQPDLVLMDMELAGRMTGIETAENIRLHHHLPVIYLIPRSGHYLDRARESLPFWYIVKPVREQELIAAIGMALYRHRCDETIRLREEALRTMVNALPDAIVVVDRNRRIIAANERGEGILGAPGDILAGCTSADLHRLAGAAVSRDVDRAFRSGHPVENVVQAGKRWFETSIHPVKDPVDRTSRVVVRYRDISSKRARVEDIQEDVRRQVESNIQEFENFSDRIRNPLQVIKGYAFLGFFPFRWLILRQLNTIDAVLERLDSRSAETDILMERVHREFKTNNSQGMADIRDNTGE
- a CDS encoding phage tail protein; the protein is MSDSADRYRNFPFLGKWNGRYVAGFSEVSPLPVDLKSTRRRESGGPPPALGPEGQGTPFFINLERGVSFDLGFQQWVNMVRSFGPATGKGSLLPEYKRPFTIEVCDEHGNVVYAYHLSNCWVTGYSAVPSADTSTSEVTIEHLRLGFEQWVREPKEK
- a CDS encoding DUF2283 domain-containing protein, with product MKITVDKEADALYMRLSDTRICDSEEVKP